A stretch of Aerococcus christensenii DNA encodes these proteins:
- a CDS encoding ABC transporter permease — translation MTKKYGLYVCTYYLWMALFVVLPLLLLVYQSFFDTSGQFSLVNYQTYFSSPAYLKMTLNSFIYALAVTFFTLVLAYPFAYFLSLLKHKNLVLLLVILPTWINLLLKAYAFIGLFSQEGTVNHVLGFLGIAPQQLLFTRMAFILVLVYIELPFMILPLFQSIDKIPNALTEAARDLGASPLQSFWKVTVPLSLSGIRSGVQAVFIPSLSMFMITRLIGGNRVITLGTAVEEHYLVTRNWGMGSTIGVVLMGMMFLVMALLRDRKGGKKDEKI, via the coding sequence TTATTTGTCGTTTTACCGCTCTTGCTATTGGTTTACCAATCCTTTTTTGATACGAGTGGGCAATTTTCATTGGTGAATTATCAAACCTATTTTTCTTCCCCAGCTTATCTTAAAATGACTTTGAATTCCTTTATCTATGCCTTAGCCGTTACTTTTTTTACTTTAGTTTTAGCCTATCCTTTTGCTTACTTTTTGTCTCTTTTAAAGCATAAGAACTTGGTCCTTTTGTTAGTGATCCTACCGACATGGATTAACCTTTTGTTGAAAGCTTACGCCTTCATCGGTTTGTTTAGTCAGGAAGGAACGGTGAACCATGTCTTGGGTTTCTTGGGGATAGCACCTCAACAGCTTTTATTTACCCGAATGGCTTTTATTCTAGTTCTGGTCTACATTGAGCTGCCTTTTATGATTCTTCCCCTTTTTCAGTCGATCGATAAGATTCCAAACGCTCTAACAGAAGCGGCAAGAGACTTAGGGGCTAGTCCCTTACAGAGCTTTTGGAAAGTCACTGTTCCCCTCTCTCTTTCTGGAATTCGAAGTGGTGTTCAAGCGGTATTTATTCCTTCTCTCTCTATGTTTATGATTACCCGATTGATCGGGGGTAACCGTGTGATTACTCTAGGGACTGCGGTTGAAGAACACTACTTAGTCACTCGAAATTGGGGGATGGGTTCGACGATTGGTGTTGTCCTGATGGGAATGATGTTTCTGGTGATGGCCTTGTTAAGGGATAGAAAAGGGGGTAAAAAAGATGAAAAAATATAG
- a CDS encoding ABC transporter permease encodes MKKYSFGTRIYLSLMFLVLYLPIFYLIFYSFNKGTTMNHFEGMSLIHYRELLEDTRLLGNVVNTLIIALLSAVIATGIGTFGAMAIYFMKNRFYRHWLLNLNNILIVTPDVMIGASFLILLTRVIVIKLGFWSVLVSHVAFNIPIVVLMVLPRLEEMNDNLLLAAKDLGANVHQILVQVILPSIQKGIFSGFLMALTYSFDDFAVTFFVTGNGFSTLALDIYSRARRGISLEINALSTLIFGVSLAFVIGYYFIQVRQIKDEKKG; translated from the coding sequence ATGAAAAAATATAGCTTTGGAACCCGCATCTATTTAAGCCTTATGTTTTTAGTTCTTTATTTGCCGATTTTCTATTTAATTTTTTATTCCTTTAATAAAGGGACGACGATGAATCACTTTGAAGGCATGAGTTTGATTCACTACCGAGAGTTACTGGAAGATACTCGTCTCTTAGGCAATGTTGTGAATACACTCATCATTGCTCTTCTGTCAGCAGTGATAGCGACGGGGATAGGGACCTTTGGAGCGATGGCTATTTATTTCATGAAAAATCGCTTTTATAGACATTGGTTATTGAATTTAAATAATATTTTGATTGTAACACCTGATGTGATGATAGGGGCAAGTTTTTTGATCTTGTTAACACGGGTGATCGTTATTAAGTTAGGCTTTTGGTCGGTTTTAGTAAGCCATGTTGCCTTTAATATTCCTATTGTGGTTTTGATGGTGTTGCCTCGATTAGAGGAGATGAATGATAACCTCTTATTAGCGGCGAAAGATCTCGGAGCTAATGTTCATCAAATTTTAGTACAGGTTATTCTTCCCAGCATTCAGAAGGGGATTTTTTCTGGTTTCTTAATGGCGCTCACCTATTCCTTTGATGATTTTGCAGTCACTTTTTTTGTTACCGGTAATGGATTTTCAACTTTAGCTTTGGATATTTATTCCAGAGCTCGACGGGGTATTTCCCTAGAAATTAATGCCTTATCGACTTTGATTTTTGGAGTGTCTTTGGCCTTTGTCATTGGGTATTATTTTATTCAAGTACGTCAAATCAAAGATGAGAAGAAAGGTTAG
- a CDS encoding ABC transporter substrate-binding protein — MRKIILGMLSVLAVVAGLYLGKESLVPKQDRNAEKTVHFYNWGDYIDPDLLKQFEEEMGYHIVYDTFDSNEAMMTKIEQGGTDYDLVVPSDYMLNNMIKHHLLLPLDHEKLPNFKYMDNRLLNLDFDLGNKYSVPYFWGTLGILYDTRRVSPEEITSWKDLWNPKWKNSLLVIDGAREMLGVSLQSLGYSVNEVDDTKLEEASQQLKALMPNIQALITDEIKMYMIQGQAPLAVTFSGEAAMAMEKAPYLAYSLPKEGSNIWFDNLAIPKTAHNLEGAYALMNFLMRPDVAAKNAEYIGYSTPNKAAKEQMDPDQIKNSMFYPSEEVMSRLEIYKDLGQERLIYYNDLFLEDKLSQ, encoded by the coding sequence ATGCGAAAAATAATTCTAGGAATGTTGTCAGTATTAGCGGTTGTGGCAGGTCTATACTTAGGTAAGGAAAGCCTAGTCCCCAAGCAGGATCGAAACGCTGAGAAGACGGTTCATTTCTATAATTGGGGAGATTACATTGATCCTGACTTGCTGAAACAATTTGAAGAAGAAATGGGCTATCATATTGTCTACGATACCTTTGATTCCAATGAAGCTATGATGACTAAAATCGAACAGGGAGGCACCGATTATGATTTAGTGGTCCCTTCAGATTATATGTTGAATAATATGATCAAACATCATTTGCTTTTGCCCTTGGATCACGAAAAATTGCCGAACTTTAAGTATATGGATAACAGACTTTTGAACTTAGATTTTGATTTAGGGAATAAGTATTCTGTTCCGTATTTTTGGGGAACTTTAGGGATTTTGTATGATACGAGACGTGTCTCTCCTGAAGAGATCACTTCTTGGAAAGACTTGTGGAATCCCAAATGGAAAAATAGTTTGTTGGTTATTGATGGGGCTAGAGAAATGCTGGGCGTCAGTTTACAGTCCTTAGGTTATTCGGTGAATGAAGTGGACGATACAAAACTAGAAGAAGCCAGTCAGCAGCTGAAAGCTCTCATGCCCAATATTCAAGCTCTGATTACCGATGAGATTAAAATGTATATGATTCAAGGACAAGCCCCGCTCGCTGTGACCTTTTCAGGAGAAGCAGCCATGGCTATGGAGAAGGCGCCGTATTTAGCATATTCTCTTCCTAAAGAAGGTTCTAATATTTGGTTTGATAACCTCGCTATTCCCAAAACGGCACATAATTTAGAAGGAGCCTATGCTTTGATGAATTTTTTGATGCGGCCGGACGTTGCTGCTAAGAATGCGGAATATATTGGCTATTCAACGCCGAATAAGGCCGCCAAAGAGCAAATGGATCCTGATCAAATCAAAAATTCTATGTTTTATCCTTCAGAAGAGGTGATGAGTCGTTTGGAAATTTATAAAGATCTTGGTCAGGAACGCTTGATTTATTATAATGATTTGTTCTTAGAAGATAAGCTCAGTCAATAA
- a CDS encoding SDR family oxidoreductase, whose product MKQLIEPEEIGGLAVFLASESAGKITGEAFGITGGE is encoded by the coding sequence ATGAAACAATTAATTGAACCTGAAGAAATCGGTGGACTCGCCGTATTTCTCGCTTCAGAATCCGCTGGGAAAATCACTGGGGAAGCCTTTGGGATTACCGGTGGTGAATAA
- a CDS encoding SDR family NAD(P)-dependent oxidoreductase has product MADAGLQRIHPVTDFPLEDWNQILSTILTGTFLMTKHCFPTMKEAVFGRVITISSGHGKRPDKYKSAYVAAKHGQIGFTNTVAMEEAKNGITANCILPDAANTCPYSRAISCPR; this is encoded by the coding sequence GTGGCAGATGCCGGCTTGCAAAGGATTCATCCTGTTACAGATTTTCCTCTAGAGGATTGGAATCAAATCCTGTCAACAATTCTAACAGGAACCTTCTTGATGACTAAACATTGCTTTCCCACTATGAAAGAAGCAGTATTTGGTCGAGTGATCACCATCTCCAGTGGGCACGGTAAACGTCCAGATAAGTACAAATCCGCTTATGTAGCCGCAAAACATGGGCAGATCGGCTTTACGAATACGGTGGCCATGGAAGAAGCGAAGAACGGCATCACGGCCAATTGCATCCTGCCAGATGCCGCCAACACTTGCCCTTATTCAAGGGCAATTAGCTGCCCTCGCTAG